From the genome of Tsukamurella pulmonis:
GCCCTGCCCGGCGAGCGGACCGCTGTCCTCCTGCGGGATCGGGCCCACGTCCACGATGTCCACGATCAGCAGGTCGCCCGGCTTGGCGCCCTCCACCGCGATCGGCCCGGACAGCGTGTGCACCGTCGTCAGCGGGGCGTTGAGGATGTCCTCGGCGGAGTCGTCGTTGTGAATGGCACCGTCGAACCACTCGCGGCAGTGCACCCGGAACGTGTCGCCGGGCTTGACGGTGACGGCCGGCGGAATGGCGTAGTGCCACCGGTTGTGGCCGATCTTCTCCTGATCGGTGAACTTCTTACTGGAGTCGAGCGGAAAGACGACTTCGGGCATGGAGCGGGCCTTTCTTCAGTGGACGGTCTTCGGTGGTCTAGGGGCGGGGCAGGCGCGCGTGCCGGGGGTCCGACGGTGCGCCGCCGCCCCCGCTCCGGCCGGGCGGTCCCGAGACGACGGCGGGCCGCTCCGCGGTGGCCTTGGTGGCGTCGAGCAGACGCATCGCGCCGGTCGCGCCGGTGCCCAGCCGGGGAGCGGAGATGCCGCGACGCGCCGGGGCGCCGCACCGGCACGGCGTCGTCGCGGGGACCTCGCGCATGCTGAACACCGCGTCGAAGGGTCCGCAACCGCTGCAGCGGAATTCATAGGTAGGCATGAGTGGACCGTATTCCTTTCGTCCGGTTCCCGAGGGGGAACTACCGAATCGGTACCGCTTGCGGTGAGTACCGTGGGCGCGTGCCCCCGAAGTCGACGCCGCCCGCGCGGACCCGCAAGGCCAGGATCGCCCGCCGCCGCGCCCGGCGCGTGGCCGCCGCCGACAACGATCTGACCGGCGCGCAGTGGGAGGAGTTGCTGCGGCTGTGGGGCGCGTGCGCGTACTGCGGGGGAGAGGGCCCCTTCCAGAAGGACTGCGTCCTTCCGATCTCCCGCGGCGGCCGCTACACCCGGGACAATGTGGTACCCGCGTGCCGTTCGTGCAATGCGAGCAAGTGCAACGCGGAGGTCACCGGGTGGATGCGCCGCAAGAAGCTCGACGAGAAGGCGTTCCTGCAGGGGCACGCCGAGATCCTGATGCATCTGCGCCTGCGCGACGACGACGGCGCACCGACCGGGGAGGTCGGCGCACCGTCGGCGTCCTGACGATCCCTACCGCACCGGCGGATCGGCGGGCAGGATGTGCTCGCCCGACTTGTCGGTCGAGAGGGCCAGGGAACTGATGTACTGCTTCGCGCCGTCGGGGCCGGGCACCGCGGAGGCCAGCATGTCCGGGCGCTCGAACTCGATGCCGGTCACGCAGCACAGCAGCTTCTCGCCCGACGGGTTGCCGTCCTCGTCGAACATCGGCAGGTCGATGCCGTCGTCGCCGCGGCGCAGGTAGTACTTGCCGCGGGTGGCCACGGCCAGTACCGGCGGCAGTACGAGGGCGAGGACCAGCGCGACGAGCGGCGAGTACGGCTGCAGGCCCGAGCCGAGCAGTCCGAAGAACGCGGCGATGGACAGACCACCGGCGACGATCAAGGTGACGACGCCGACCGGATTGACGTTGTAGAGCATGCCGCGGCGGAACTCAGGATCCTTGGGCGAGATCTTCAGCAGGTACTTGTTGATGGCGATGTCGCTGGCGACGGCCACGATCCAGGCGATGCCCAGGTTGGCGTAGAAGCCGAGGATCGAGTTGAGGAAGCTGAACATGTCGGCCTCCATGAGCACCAGGGCGATCGCGACGTTGAGCACCACGAAGACCAGGCGTCCGGGGTAGGTGCTCGTGACGCGGGTGAAGGCGTTCGTCCAGGCGAGCGAGCCGGAGTAGGCGTTGGTGACGTTGATCTTGATCTGGCTGATCACCACGAGGATCACGGCGAGCGTGATGGCGAGCCAGCCCGGGAGGAAGTCGGAGTAGATCTCCACGAACTGGTGCACGGGCTCATTGGCGATGCCGGCGTTGTCCGCGGTCTGCGCGATCAGGTACACCGCCAGGAACAGCCCGACGACCTGCTTGATGGCGCCGAAGACGACCCAGCCCGGTCCGGCGGTGAGCATCGCGGTCCACCAGGCGCGCCGATTCTCGGCGGTCTTGGGCGGCATGAATCGCAGGTAGTCGATCTGCTCGGCGATCTGGGCGATGAGCGAGAGGCATACGCCGGCGGCCAGCATGGTGCCGGCGAGACTGACGCCGTGCCCGGCGGACGTCGCGGAGAGCACGTTCCCGGCGTCGTCGCGCACGATGTCGGTGCCCGAGTACGCGAAGAAGTCGCCGATCGCGGACGGGTGGCTGATGAGCAGGTATGCGAACGGCAGCACCATCATGATCAACCAGATCGG
Proteins encoded in this window:
- a CDS encoding purine-cytosine permease family protein, producing MTALQPAQADGAPSAARRDAASRETLEDYTLRFAPRSYRKWGPAVVATSALGGIAYLADFAIGANIGIAGGTGNALLGIGFFALVIMATGLPLAYYAARYNIDLDLITRGSGFGYYGSVLTNVIFASFTFIFFALEGAIMAQGLKLGLGIPLPVGYFVSSVMVIPLVIYGMNTLAKLQVWTTPIWLIMMVLPFAYLLISHPSAIGDFFAYSGTDIVRDDAGNVLSATSAGHGVSLAGTMLAAGVCLSLIAQIAEQIDYLRFMPPKTAENRRAWWTAMLTAGPGWVVFGAIKQVVGLFLAVYLIAQTADNAGIANEPVHQFVEIYSDFLPGWLAITLAVILVVISQIKINVTNAYSGSLAWTNAFTRVTSTYPGRLVFVVLNVAIALVLMEADMFSFLNSILGFYANLGIAWIVAVASDIAINKYLLKISPKDPEFRRGMLYNVNPVGVVTLIVAGGLSIAAFFGLLGSGLQPYSPLVALVLALVLPPVLAVATRGKYYLRRGDDGIDLPMFDEDGNPSGEKLLCCVTGIEFERPDMLASAVPGPDGAKQYISSLALSTDKSGEHILPADPPVR
- a CDS encoding HNH endonuclease; the protein is MPPKSTPPARTRKARIARRRARRVAAADNDLTGAQWEELLRLWGACAYCGGEGPFQKDCVLPISRGGRYTRDNVVPACRSCNASKCNAEVTGWMRRKKLDEKAFLQGHAEILMHLRLRDDDGAPTGEVGAPSAS
- a CDS encoding FmdB family zinc ribbon protein is translated as MPTYEFRCSGCGPFDAVFSMREVPATTPCRCGAPARRGISAPRLGTGATGAMRLLDATKATAERPAVVSGPPGRSGGGGAPSDPRHARLPRP